Part of the Acidovorax sp. 107 genome is shown below.
CCATCGTGTTGAAGATGATCCAGCGGAACACCTCCAAGCGCGCCACCACTTTGTTGCGACACTGGTCGATGAGTTCGTTGAGCTTGGGGAGGGTGGCGCTCGTGTACTTGTTGAATGCAGGCTCATTGAGCAGCTGGATGCCGTCGAGCGCATGCACGCGGTCGGGTTCGATATGCCCAGGCGTTCGGTCGAAACGCTCGATGATGAACACTGGCTCCGGGAGGTACAAGTGCCAGACACTGGGCACGGTGAGCCCCAACCGAGCAGCCAGCAGCATGGTGAACGTTTCGTTGATCACTGAGTGCGGATAGCCCTCGGCCGTCGAATTCGGCTTGAGGATGTGGGTGGATGGCGTGCCTTTCAGGGGCTCGCTCAATTCCTGGCTCTTCGGATCAAAGAGAACCACCATCTTGTGCTGAGCCCCGGCCAGCGACATGCGCTTGGGGGCATCCTTGTTCAGAGACGCCCTCGGCAGGTTGCGGATGCGTTGAGACAGGTCTTCCCAAGTGAGCGGCTGCATGCCTTTTTCAGGCTGCGGTGCGCCCTCAGCCTGCAGCACCAGGGCCCCAGCCGACTCCATGCCCATGCGCTCCAGCATGCCGAAGGCATCCGCGGATTCCACGTTCACCTCTTTCGCCAGCACCTGGCGCATCAGCTCCTCGGGCAGCAGGTTGTCAAAAAACCATTGCACGGGCCGCGACGATGAGCCGTCCACCTGCCAGTCGGTGGATAGCGGAAGAGACGGGGCCAGAGGGAATGCGCCGGGGCTTGCCAACCAGGTGCCGGCATACTGGAACGCCCAGATGTTGTCGGCATCGCGCAGCGTGCCCACCAGTGCTCCGTTGATGAGGACTTGGAGCGTGCGGGTGGTCATTCACGCACCTTTTTGATGATCATTTTGTTCTCGGTGCTGGAAAGGAGAACCATGTTTGATTTGGGTAAAAAGTGCTCAAAGGCCCGCTTCACAGCGGATGCCTGCGAATCTGGCACCTCCAACAGCACCCGGATACCAAGCTCATCGAGCACCTTGAGCACGCGCCCGAACTGAATGGTGTCCTTGCCCTTCTCCAGGTCGCGCAGGAACACATGGCTTACCCCAGGCACATCCTCCTGACGAATACTGTTGACCTTGCGCATAGCGCGGATGGCCACACCGACGCTCTCAACTGACGTTACCTGTATCTGCATGTACACGCTCCTGAATCTCAATGATCGCTTAGGTTTAAGCCATTATGGACCCTGGAAGTAGTCAAACGCAACGATCTATTCGTTTTGACCATCACCAGTGGGTTTGAGGCTTAAAACTAAGCACACCATTCGATTCTGACCTTCAATACATCGTTGAAGCTAGTCTTCGAAGCGAGCGTTGCGAATTTCTAGGATAGGGCTAACGGCAAGCATCCCGGATGCCACCTCTGCGGGAGCTGGTAGCCTGTCATTCTCGAACGCCCCACAATGCTGTGCACCGTCGAATCGAGGAGACAGCGTGAAAGACTGGGGACATCTTTGATCTCGCGCGTCACATTTATCGAATGACGAGTAATGCGCTCTTCCTAGATCCAGGTACGGTTCTTGTCCCGCTCGTAGGTAACTCTTAACGACTCCCTGCTCACTGTTGCTCAGTCATCGGGAACCAGTTTCTGATGTCGTCGTAATCCTGGTGAGCCCCAAGGATGACAACCGAATCGACGTGGTGTTCCTGGGTGTTCAGGTAAGGGACATTGATGGTGCTGCCCTCCACGAGCTGGCACAGCAATGCGTCCTCATCCATGTTCAGGAGAAGCCTGCATTGAAGGGGGCGGCTTGAGTAGATACCACAGACATCATCCTTCAGGAAGGTACAGGGCTTGCCAAACGCTTCCTGCGTCGCCGCCTTGTAGCTCTCGCTGTCCTCATCCACGTTGGCCATCGTGTACTTCCCTGCCAACGGGTTCATCGGCGCACCGGTTTCCTTGGCGATGACCAGTGCCTCGGCTCTGGAGATCATCACGGCGATATGGCAGCAATGTGAGCAACCCTTGCGGCATGCGGCCAACGGCGCAGCACTGCCCGTGACGCTATCAGCCGCCTTGCGCAGCCATGTCACCCGCTTGGCCACAGTGCCGGCCTTGGCAGCTTGGTCGAGGAGCCGGGATTCCTGCCTGCGATCCACACCTTTGAGCGTCTGCAGCTTGGCCTCCACGCGTTCGCGCAAGCCTTCCCATCGGCGCTCGATGCGCCCCATGACCTCGGGGGCGGAGGTTTGAACCTGCCCACCGGGCACGACGAAGTCACTGTCGGTCTTCATGGCTTTACCCCAACTCCAATGGGTTCGATGCCTTCATCCAGCGCGGCACAGCCAACATGACGGTGAAGGGGCAAGTTGGGGGCTCATGTGCGGATACTTGGAGTAGTTGGCGCGACTGATGCCAAGAACTGGCCTTCCACCGCTCCAGGATCAGTTTTCGATGAGAAAGTAGCTATCAACCTCCCGACTGCCGTCTCTTCCTTGAGGTGAGCGAACAATTGGAGATCTACAGCATGTTCACGCTGCTCGGCTTCAAGGCGTAGCTTTAGATCCTGTTGCAGCTCGCCCAGGTCATCCAGCACATTGAGCTCATACGGCACGTAGGCGCAGTCGTCCTCGCTGCCCAGGAAGGCACGCGCGCACCGAGTGTCGCATGTCGACAGGGCCGACAGGTCCTTGGGGGACACACTACCTTGCTCCATACAAATTCATCAATCTGGCCATTCACGCATACGGTGAAGGTTTCCTGAGCGTAACCAAATTGGGCCATAGCCACATTGGCGTTAGGGAGAAATAGCTCTGACTGGTTGACTGGTCGCGAGCCCTGCAAGCACGCTTTAGAACCCGTTAGCCCCCAGACTTTCCGCTTCCATTGCCGCCATAGACGGTCGTCAAGCCCTTGGCTCCAACTTCCAACTGCTGGTTTTCAGCGTTGACGTTGCGCAAATTCTTGATGACGAGCAACTGGATCCCGATCTCAGCCTGGATCGGTACCGGTATCCGGCCTTCGACAAGAGGCAAGGGCTCCTGTTTCTCTGGATCAGGTATGCCATGTGCCACCTTGAGCAGCGCATGAAGGTCATCTTAATCAGCGGGCGTAAGCACATTCTTTACCAGCAAGAGCGCCGCTCCACCAGGCCTGGAGCCCTTTTGTCCAAGCCCATAGTTTCCGCGTCGTCAACATGACCTCTCCTGACTTGTCAGTCATACGATTTCAGTTAATCCATTGAGGCTGGATCTATTGGGTGCTCAATGGCGTTCTCAAACGTGAGAAATTGCCAAGGGGGCGGACATAGAGAAGACTGGCACGCTGGACGGGGAAAGCATCTTCGTGAGGACCGCCTGAATAGAGTCGCTGCGTCCGCTGCGCTCCACAATCTGCTGAAGCTCGCCCACCATGGTCAGCCCCCAAGAAGCCGCCTTCCCCTGATGGGTCAATAGCGTTGGTTACTTCGAGCCCCACGGGGTCTGGGCCCAACGCATCACTAAGCGTGCTCGTACCCTCCTTGGGTCGATGCAATCTGGTTCCTCGGTCAGTTCAATGCACATGATGACCTGAGTTACAGACGATCGTGGATGTCTCGAGCGCCGGGGCTTTGCCCCAATGATGCTCTTCCCTTAAGCCACCGCAAGCTCTCAATTTCGACGTTATCCAAACAACATTTCAAAAAAGCCAGCTCTGCATTGAACATAGCCGCATAACCACACCGCCCAGAACTTTCAGCGCTGAAAGTTCACCCTCGCACCCGCACTCAATAAAAAACACAAATTAGAAATTTTACAAAAATACAATGCACGAACAATAAATTTTACGCACCAACAAAACCGCGACACCCCACCGATCACGCACTCCCCCACGGGGTCCAACCTTCAACCCTCAGCACCAAAAGCCCCGCAACCAATCGCACCAAAACATCGCCCCCCAAACATAGCGCGCACCAGGCAACACAACACCAAAAGGCCGATCAACAACCACCCCTGACTCAACTTTCAGCGCTGAAAGTCAAGCCATAGCAACGATCAAAGCAACACAGAAGTCGTTTTGCAAAAACGCATGTGCGATAAAATAAACAGCGTTTTCATTAATTTGTTATTGAATTTCATCTGAGTTTGATACAATCCCCTTCGCGGAGAATCCGGCAAGACTTTCAGCGCTGAAAGTCTGCCAACCTATCAGGAGCAGGCAATGACAGCAAAAGTGGTCACCGTGTTTAACCAAAAGGGCGGGTGTGGAAAAACAACCATTGCGATGAGCCTCGCTGGATCATTCGGGCTTCGCGGATATTCATCACTTGTCGTAGATATGGACCCGCAGGGGACTGCAAGCCGCTGGGCAAGTGCCGCCCCCGAAGAGCGGCCATTTCCAGCTTCTGTGATTAGTCTTGCTCCTATGGAAGGAAAGATGCACAGAGAAGTAAAAAATCACATAGATAAATTTGATGTGATTTTTGTAGATTGCCCACCGGCAATGAATTCTGCAGCCCCCACGTCGGCCATGTTGATCTCTGACTTGGCTCTCATACCGCTGGTCCCGAGTCCGGCGGATATCTGGGCGGCGGAGTCTGCCAAAAAATTGGCGGAGGCAGCACAGGCCAACAACGAAGAGCTCGTCGCACGAGTCGTTGCTAACATGGTCCAGCGCTCGACTTCACTAGCCAAAGAGCTAATTGAATTATTGGAGGAAGATAAAGAATTTCCTCTTCTAAAAACGTCCCTAGGTTCGCGAGCGGCGTTTAGAGAAGCCCAGATTCTGGGGTCAACCGTTCATCAAGTGCCACGCGCCACAGTTGCAATGGAAGAGGTGGAGTTGATGGCAGAGGAAGTGCTTCACCTTTTGCACCTTCCTTCGCGCAAAAATTAAGGACAAAAGATGATTTCCAAAGTCGACCGCAAAGCTGCAATGCGAGCGTCCCTTTCGGCTGAAAAGCGGGATGTAAATGCGCGGTTTGCAGCGGCAGATGCCGTGCTTTCCGAGCGTCCAGGTGGCCTTGGAGGTGTGCCCCCCCCCCAAGTCGTCCTCGATGAGGCACAGGCTGGTCGGACTTTCAGCGCTGAAAATACTGGTCCAGCGCAGCAGCGAATTGTGGCAGCTCCTCTTGATAGAGTGCACGAAAACCCACTGAATGCCCGTCACATCTATGACCCTGACATCGTCAAGGAGCTGGCGGCGTCAATTGCAACTCGTGGTCAACTCGTTCCAGCGTCTGCGATCGCGCATCCGACCATAACAGGTGACTACTTGCTGATCGATGGCCACTATCGAAAGAAGGCGCTCGCTGCAGCTGGTCAACACAGCATCGACCTGGTGATTCGCCCACACGAAGGTGATCTCGAGCTCTATCGCGTGAGTTGGGTGCTCAATGAGGAGCGTAGCGCGCAAAGTCCCTTAGACAATGCATTCGCGTGGAGAAAATTGCTTGATAAAGGCTTAGTGCAAACTGAGTTGCAAATCGCTGAGCTCTTGGGAGTGTCGCTCTCGACGGTGAACAAGACCATTGCGTTGCTGAGCCTTCCGACTGCTGTGCTCGACCGAATGCGCGATCGGCCAGAGAAGTTTGGCGTATTCGTTGGGTATGAGATCACGCTTGCTGCCAAGAAGGTGAGCGAGATAGAAGTGCTTGCATTGGTAAATCGCATCATCGAAGAAGATCTGTCGTCGCGTGAGGTCGGCGCCATACGCGCAAAACTCGATACTGGCGATAAACGCAAGCCTAAAGAAACATCGCGCCAATACAAGATCCAACACACTGGCCAACAGATCGGATTCCTCAAAGAATGGGACTCAGGAAAGGTCTCACTTGAGGTCGTGCTTGCCGATCCAAAGGAGAGGGCAGCACTCGTTGCCGAACTCAGAAGCCGTTTCGGTCTGTTTGACTGATCAAGATGTCGGCCAAAAGGTGAGCCTCTACAGGGAGCGAACAATGCTCCCGAAGAGGACCAAGGGCCCATAGAACGGACTGGAGACTCTTTAGGGACGCGAAAAGGGGGTGACTGTCCTTCCCGCCTTAAACCGAGACCTTTGATAGCCCGTATCGGTCCCTTCTTCTTTCTAAGGTGAGTCTTTACGGGGAGTGCCGCTCCACCGTTGTTTCAGCAGTCGGCCTACCAATCCGTCTCCACCGCCGGAGTGCAGTGCCAGAGCGACCTGCGCTTGCCAATCCTCAAAAGGTGAGCCTTTTCAGGGACCCGTCGCAATCGTCAGCGCGAAGGACCGGGGGAAGCATTCGAACACCCCGATATGTATTAAGGTGAGCTTTTACGGGGGCTAAAGCCAGGCCCGGAAACCGGAGCGAAATGTTTGCAGTCTGCATTCGGCGGATCATCACCCCGAAACTCCCAAAAAGCGCCATATGGATGCCTACTTCATCGAGCCAAAGGGCATGTAAAGGCTCAAAGGTGAGACTCCACAGGGACTAGAAATGGCGCCCTAATGAGATTCCAGCATCTAGAATGTGTGCACTCACACACAGGGAAGAGTATTTAAAAGCTATCTTGCACACAAAGGTGAGTCTCATCAGGGACCAGCGCGGATGAGGTTCCACTATGCGTAGCCCGCACGGCTTCCTGTAAAGATTGGGTATAGGTGAGCCTTTACGGGGGGGCCTGATGAATCTAGGCGATTCTGATTGTGGCTGGGGAGAGGGGCAGGAGTCGTTTTCGATTTGACCTCGTCTGGTGAGCTTTTACAGGGAGCAAGGGAGTGATGCTCTACTGATGGGCAATTGGGCATGGTCGAAATCCTTCTGGACTCTGGTGAACTGGCTGTTTTGCATTGGAATTCACTCGTTAGGCATCCACGCTATTGAGGATTCTTTGTATTGAACATCCTTGGAAACCTTAAATACAATTTAAACATCGCAAAACCTAAGCCCCACGCGGTTTTCCGCCTAGTGAGGTGAGTGGATTCGGGGACCAAGGTGAGCCAATACGGGGAGAGAGGTGAGTGCCCCCGGGGACAGGCAACATCTATGGTGAGAATTAACAGGGACCATAAGTGAGTGGATTCAGGGGCAAAGTGCGCAAAGGTGAGCTTCTACGGGGAGCGGGCGACACGGTAGCTCCTTGAACTCGCCTAGAGCTCATGAACTTTTTCTTGGCGAGCTAGCTTCCACCTAATGATCGGGTTGGCCGAATGAGCGGTCTGCAGCCCAGCGTAGGCTTGCCTCATCACCTACGAAAAGGTGATGAGGCCACAAACCGATACAAAGGTGAACCCTCGACGCTTCCATCGAAAGGTGAGAGAATCGCGCCAAAATTTCACCGATAGATCCGGTCGCATGGCAGCGCGCACCAAGCACCGGTCAGGAAAGGTCGATGCCGATGGCGAGGAAGAGCAAGGCGAAACCTGGGGAGGTCATCACGATCGACGCCAGCGATGTGAGGGAGTTTCGCAAGACCAATGAGGCTATTGGATTGCGGGTCGTAGAAGGCAATCTCTCGCTGCTCTCTCGTAAGGTATTCAATGTGATGATGTACCACGCCCAGGAGATGAAGGTTCCTGGGCTCAATGCACCGATCAACACCGCTGCAGCCAAGAAGTACTTCTGGATTCCGCTTTCTGACCTTGCCCGGGATGCGGCCTACGACAGCAAGGATGTGCAGTACCTGAAGAAGCAGCTTGAGGAAATGCAGAACATTAAGCTGCTCATGGAGAACGAGCGACAGTGGACGAGTGAGCGACTGGTCTCTTCGGTCACCTTGGTTAATCCCGCTGGGCTGAACAAGCATGCAGGGCAGGTGTGGTTTGGATTCGCTTTTCCTCCTGAGGTGCACGAGCAGGTGATGGCGCCTAGCACTTACACACGGCTTTCGATCGTGTACCAAAGCTCGCTCAAGTCAGGGTCTGCCCTTGCTTTGTATGAAATCTGCCGTCGTTACGCGACTAATCCATCCAAGGTGACTTTCATCCAGACTTATGAGCACTGGTACGGTGTGATCACAGGCAATCCTATATCTGAGTCGACACCGCCCGTCTACAAGTACTTCAAGCGGGACACCCTGAGGCCCGCCATCGCTGAAATCAACGCGCTCACTGACATCAACATCGAACTGATTGAGCACAAGAACGGCCGGCGCGTCGAGAAGCTGCAGTTCAAGGTCGAGCAGACGAAGCAAGCCCAGCTTGAATTCCCGGCGCCGCCCATCATCGACACGGAACTCATGACGAGGGTGATGAAATTCGGTTTCAGCCAAGCGGACGCCAGCGACTTGGTCGCGCAACACAGTGACGACCTCCTGCGCACGGCCATTTCTCGGGTGGAGGCACGCGCAGAGTCGAAGGGAATGACCCCGCTGGAGACCCCAGCAGGCTACTTCCGCTGGACGCTCCAGGACTTGGTGCGTAACCCGACTCCTGTACCTGCACTGGCATCACCCAAGGCTGCCCCCTCGTCTAGCAAGGCGAGCGGTCGCAGTGTGATGGAGCGATTTCTTGCCGCCAGGGCTATTGAGGCCCTTGGGGTCTACAAAGAACTTGACGATAGCGAGCGCAAGGCTCTATTCGAGGCGTTCAAGTCACAGAACGCCAACAAGACGTTAAAGCTGGACAAGGGGCTTGATAGCGCTGCAGTCCGTGGCATTTTTGCGCCTTGGTACGCCAAACAGTTGTGGGGAGAGCCAACGGCCCAAGCGCTGGCTCAGTTTATCGAGGAGTATGGAGCTACGTCCAGTTAGCCAGCGCTGGCTGGCGTCGTACGTTGTGGCCGGAGACGAACCAATTTCTGCCGCTTCAACTCAATACCCCGGCTGGAAAATGTTTGCATTCTTATGTTGTTCGCATATTAATTATGTCCACGTAACGTGGACATTCAAAAAAATGGACGACAAAGGCATCTTTGAGAGTGCTCTAGAAGCAATAGCGCCAGTAATGCAGTTCGAGGTGAATCGTTCCGGGATTCTCGGAGGCTGTTTGGTTTAAGTCAGCCCACTTCCGCAGTGGCCTGACTGGCGAGTTACCGGTAGTGGTTTGCCTCAGCTTCTGCCGGTGGGACGTACCCTATGGGTTCGAGCAGGCGATGGTGGTTAAACTATGACCCCCATTCGAGCGTGGCGAACTCCACGGCTTCCTTTGTTTTCCATGGCGCGCGGTGATGGATTAACTCGGCCTTGTAGAGACCGTTGATGGTCTTGGCCAAGGCGTTGTCATAGCTGGCGCCCTTGCTGCACACGGAAGTCTCTATGCTCGCTTCAGCCAGTCTTTCAGAGTACCGAATGCTGGCGCATTGCGACCCGCGGTCACTGTGGCAAATCAAGCTTCCATCGCGCTCAGGCTGCCAGATGTAAAGGGCTTGCTCCAGTGCATCGAGCACGAAGTCCGTGCGCATTGAACTGCTTACCCGCCAGCCCACGATACGGCGGGCAACACGTCAATCACGAAGGCTACCTGCCGTTCCGTACGTGAGGAGGAGCTTTGCTGTTCCACCTGCTGTCCCAAGCTGTACGAGTGCACGAGCGTCGTGATAACCACCAACCTGAGCTTCAGTGAGTGGGCCAATGTGTTCGGAGATACCAAGATGACCACGGCGCTGCTGGACCGCATCACGCATCACTGCCATATTCTGGAAACCGGTAACGACAGCTACCGGTTCAAGAACAGTTCGGCACAGCAGCCACAGACCCACCAAAAAGGAGAAGACAACCAAGAACTTATCCACAACGTGAGCATGAAGTTCACGAACCAGGGTGGGTCAGATCGAGATGGAAATGGCGGGTTAGTTTTGGGGAAATCAACAGTCAGCCACCGCCCCCGCTAGGCAGGCCAAGCGCAGCGACTTCTTTCTGGACTTCGGCCAAAACAACCGAGACGTCATCTAGCGATGGAGAAGTGGCAAATGAAATTGCGAGCAGGGTCAGGGGATGGACGTTCAAAGCGGTGGCGATCTGCTCCACTTTTCCCAACGTGGGACTTTTGGTGCCTCGCTCTAGACTGCTGATGTAGGTTCGACTTGAAACAGAGGAGAAGTCCTCTTGGGTGTACCCCCGTGCGCGACGGATTACCCGCAGAGCCATGGCGATATTGTTCAACGCATTTGAATGAGCTTCCATCTCCGCGATTAGGAGACTTTGAACACAATAGGGCTACAATCTATAGTGTTCAAATTTTGCTTGACCAATGATTTCTTACTTTCGCAGTGTGCTTGCTGGGCTAGCTAGAGTCTCCCGCCGAAGAGCCCCAATAGCTAGTCTAAGTTTTGTACGACCATACTTCTTTGTTGAGTACCGTACAGAAAGCATTGGCGGAGGCATGAAGAACATTTTTTTGTCGAATGAAGACCTATTGCTCGACTTTGTGAAGCAAGGTTCTTTGCAAGGCTATATTGTGGTTCGCGTGAGGGTAATGTCACCTGGATACATGCATGATTCAAAATTTTGGCATTTTGAAGATCTCATAGCTTTATGGGAGGCTGAAGAACCTAATATGTATGAGCCGGCTCTGCTGTACACGCTGTCAACTGGTGTCGAGTTGGTAAAATCAGCTTCCTTCACGCCAATAGAGCATTTGGGAAAGCGCAAGTTGATATATCGGGCCCCTTAAGGCCAGGCAGTAGCAGCTATATGTTCCATTTCTCTCAAAAACTGCTGAGCAGAGCCTCCTGAAACGTGTTTTCTCTACAGTCGATTGCGGATATAACGATGACCGAGTTCTTTAATAATCCTGTTGCTGTCGGAATGAGCCTGTTCGGTCTGCTTCTGCTAGTGGGCTCCACATTTTCAAAAATGCAGGCTCGTTGGGAGCGGAAACACTTTCGCAATGACGCTCTTTGATTGAAAGCTGAGCCTCGTTGTTTTTAGGAATCAAATTGAATCGACAGGAGGAGCAAAAGAACGCTTTTCCCATCCTTCATAGGTTCTGTGATTGATTGAGTATCAGTCCTACATTATTTAGTTGCGCATATCACCATGGGCTTATTTGTCTCATGCCAGCGATAGCATAATTTATTGGTGTACGTCTCTGCGCAGGGGGTCAGAACTAAAATAATTGGAATAGCCTTGACTGCGTTGTACCAACGACATAAGCTGCACTATGTGAACAAAGCGCATTCGTTAGCCTTCGGCCTGACTACCGCCCAACTGCAAGAGTTGGCCAAACAGGCTGTCCGTGACGCCATAACCAAGAACGTTCAGGCGGGTGTTTCAACAACCGTTCTGCTCAACGGGCGTGTGCAATCGCTCGATGCAAGTGATCTACGACTGCAGTCGCTCTTGAACGAACGGGACGCGACTGGCCACGAGTCGTAGTGCGGAGGAACTTCATCTGGGCTGCTGTGCCCGTCATCGAAATCTCGAACTTCGTAGGGGTCATGGAGGCCGACCAGCTTTGACAACTGAGGTTGGCTCTGCGGGGGAAGCGTCCCGCGACTCCGAATTGCGGAATAAATGCTCCTATTTGGCGGTTCATATATCGGAGCATATAGGGGCAGCGGGCTACTTCAGGCTGATCTGAGCCATTAGCATTTCAGTACCTGAACGGCAGCAAACGCCAACACCACTCATTGAACTCCAACGTTGCTGACCGGCGGCTTCATCGTCGGAACCAGTCAGTCGAACGTGGAGCAGGCCAAGCAAATACCCGAACGACAGCTTATGCGCGCAGCGACAGACTCCTGTCAACCTTTCGCGGCTGCGAGTCAGCGTGCTTGAAAGCGGTAACTCAATTCGCCGGGTGGCGGGCAACGCGTGACTTGAATGGGCAAACGTCCGATCTGTGGCGGCTCACTCGCCATAGAAAATATCAACGCAAGGCTGAACGGGCGCAAGTTCGCCGGCACTGCCCGTGCCAACGTCTGCGACCAGGCTAAGAGCAAGGCGGGCGCACAACTTGAGCTTACAAGGGCGTTGCGAAAGTCTCCAAATGACGTAGCAGGCGTCGTACGAGCGGTTCGTATAGTGCTCATTCAAGCAGCCAACATTAGCGCCAGATGCTCTCAATGCC
Proteins encoded:
- a CDS encoding HipA domain-containing protein codes for the protein MTTRTLQVLINGALVGTLRDADNIWAFQYAGTWLASPGAFPLAPSLPLSTDWQVDGSSSRPVQWFFDNLLPEELMRQVLAKEVNVESADAFGMLERMGMESAGALVLQAEGAPQPEKGMQPLTWEDLSQRIRNLPRASLNKDAPKRMSLAGAQHKMVVLFDPKSQELSEPLKGTPSTHILKPNSTAEGYPHSVINETFTMLLAARLGLTVPSVWHLYLPEPVFIIERFDRTPGHIEPDRVHALDGIQLLNEPAFNKYTSATLPKLNELIDQCRNKVVARLEVFRWIIFNTMVGNSDSHLKNISFLVDQEGKRVAPFYDLLCTAVYHTRVYSDGDAVWPNEKLATPVAGATFFAEVTFEKLLETGMELGLNKVTAAREIGKIVSKLDKAAEDIADKLEATMRDATGPNGTPTRETVGAQSHLLRSIRMIVIADMLRRVRLPVPAAKAPQA
- a CDS encoding replication initiation protein, whose protein sequence is MPMARKSKAKPGEVITIDASDVREFRKTNEAIGLRVVEGNLSLLSRKVFNVMMYHAQEMKVPGLNAPINTAAAKKYFWIPLSDLARDAAYDSKDVQYLKKQLEEMQNIKLLMENERQWTSERLVSSVTLVNPAGLNKHAGQVWFGFAFPPEVHEQVMAPSTYTRLSIVYQSSLKSGSALALYEICRRYATNPSKVTFIQTYEHWYGVITGNPISESTPPVYKYFKRDTLRPAIAEINALTDINIELIEHKNGRRVEKLQFKVEQTKQAQLEFPAPPIIDTELMTRVMKFGFSQADASDLVAQHSDDLLRTAISRVEARAESKGMTPLETPAGYFRWTLQDLVRNPTPVPALASPKAAPSSSKASGRSVMERFLAARAIEALGVYKELDDSERKALFEAFKSQNANKTLKLDKGLDSAAVRGIFAPWYAKQLWGEPTAQALAQFIEEYGATSS
- the parA gene encoding ParA family partition ATPase — translated: MTAKVVTVFNQKGGCGKTTIAMSLAGSFGLRGYSSLVVDMDPQGTASRWASAAPEERPFPASVISLAPMEGKMHREVKNHIDKFDVIFVDCPPAMNSAAPTSAMLISDLALIPLVPSPADIWAAESAKKLAEAAQANNEELVARVVANMVQRSTSLAKELIELLEEDKEFPLLKTSLGSRAAFREAQILGSTVHQVPRATVAMEEVELMAEEVLHLLHLPSRKN
- a CDS encoding YkgJ family cysteine cluster protein, translated to MKTDSDFVVPGGQVQTSAPEVMGRIERRWEGLRERVEAKLQTLKGVDRRQESRLLDQAAKAGTVAKRVTWLRKAADSVTGSAAPLAACRKGCSHCCHIAVMISRAEALVIAKETGAPMNPLAGKYTMANVDEDSESYKAATQEAFGKPCTFLKDDVCGIYSSRPLQCRLLLNMDEDALLCQLVEGSTINVPYLNTQEHHVDSVVILGAHQDYDDIRNWFPMTEQQ
- a CDS encoding helix-turn-helix domain-containing protein → MEAHSNALNNIAMALRVIRRARGYTQEDFSSVSSRTYISSLERGTKSPTLGKVEQIATALNVHPLTLLAISFATSPSLDDVSVVLAEVQKEVAALGLPSGGGG
- a CDS encoding ParB/RepB/Spo0J family partition protein, producing MISKVDRKAAMRASLSAEKRDVNARFAAADAVLSERPGGLGGVPPPQVVLDEAQAGRTFSAENTGPAQQRIVAAPLDRVHENPLNARHIYDPDIVKELAASIATRGQLVPASAIAHPTITGDYLLIDGHYRKKALAAAGQHSIDLVIRPHEGDLELYRVSWVLNEERSAQSPLDNAFAWRKLLDKGLVQTELQIAELLGVSLSTVNKTIALLSLPTAVLDRMRDRPEKFGVFVGYEITLAAKKVSEIEVLALVNRIIEEDLSSREVGAIRAKLDTGDKRKPKETSRQYKIQHTGQQIGFLKEWDSGKVSLEVVLADPKERAALVAELRSRFGLFD